In the genome of Gemmatimonadota bacterium, one region contains:
- a CDS encoding sigma-70 family RNA polymerase sigma factor — MSNPEPILSDADLVARTLGGDSDAADALVRRYYRAAFAVAMSVVGNRQDAEDVCQDAFVKVLDRLEDCRDSGRVAPWLLTVVRNRALSHRSYSKVRETLELLPEIAEAPDSPLNDATTAELGDRLQVALAVLNPTQREVVLLHDLEGWTHGQIAEALKMTEVRSRQHLFVARKRLREELGTPLLREYTHD, encoded by the coding sequence GTGTCGAATCCAGAACCTATTCTCTCCGACGCCGACCTCGTCGCGCGTACCCTCGGCGGCGACAGCGATGCCGCCGACGCGCTAGTTCGGCGGTATTACCGAGCGGCATTTGCAGTGGCGATGAGCGTGGTTGGGAATCGGCAGGACGCCGAAGATGTCTGTCAGGATGCCTTTGTGAAGGTGTTGGACCGTTTGGAGGACTGTCGTGATTCCGGACGCGTGGCCCCCTGGCTGTTGACGGTGGTGCGCAATCGAGCCCTCAGCCATCGGAGTTATTCCAAGGTTCGCGAAACGTTGGAACTGTTGCCGGAGATTGCCGAAGCGCCAGACTCTCCACTCAACGATGCGACCACAGCGGAACTCGGGGACCGGCTCCAAGTGGCACTCGCGGTATTGAATCCCACGCAACGCGAAGTCGTGTTGCTGCACGATCTCGAAGGTTGGACCCACGGCCAGATCGCCGAGGCGCTCAAGATGACAGAAGTTCGATCGCGGCAGCACCTGTTTGTGGCACGCAAGCGCTTGCGAGAAGAGCTCGGCACGCCGTTACTCCGGGAATACACCCATGACTGA
- a CDS encoding PAS domain S-box protein: MPGTNTPSLGLDAAEPATSRWIARGVSRHIATLTVLLTGIGLVDALGARIDRRAYALMALWMAVTLVVGGWAAKPLSVSTRLRRYAFSLVLDVLFLGWLYLVLNAAQFLGAPFFVYSALVAMATLPRRGAIAVGVLVVAVYSAVVLAEVSGLATVASPLGLPSLRGNYGFAMTSIIAASGVIVMLMVLQGRLMDTIRSAELRFQMLVRAAPDMVMTFDVNGKFVDVNEATLRQSGYTWEEIKRLPNTSFFPLEDWPKVLDARARNLRGEVAAMVVRYVRKDGEVRWVDLTSSPFQHSGHIDAALVIARDITEQKRQTDVMRANDERFRLILSSVKLSFYTIDLAGRVSALYGEWARRHPEHVERMVGQRAPEIFPDETAALHEAAFDRVLAGEDVTLEFTMTMPGSTEPRSFRTTLAPLRDADGRVTGGAAVWADVTEAVEAERDREQLLARLAEAERLDSLGQLVSGVAHELNNPLAAILSFTEDLLDDVRPNDDRMALQVIQSQALRSRTIVRDLLTFVRQGDHRPRKLDSPGHVLETLLRAVQPGMNTQGVRFTATVTDGDTPLDLDRAGFEQVVTNLLTNAAHAAGAGGAVRLHALREGDAFVVRVEDTGSGVDAEHFARIFDPFFTTKPTGQGVGLGLSVSMGIVRAHEGSLEVENLAAEAGGGARFTMRIPVSSDPAPMIPARSSRGMPVVRELTLESTPGALPVRKPSLLVIDDEAPIRAGLRRYFERRDWIVDEAVDGAEALGKLSRRDAVVRFDVVLCDLKMPGFSGQELVERLQSESPEMLRRMIISTGDAMARDVIDFLADVQVPVLEKPFELVTLEELANKILGAVTSPVASPGAPSQ, encoded by the coding sequence GTGCCCGGTACGAATACCCCCTCTCTCGGCCTCGATGCCGCCGAGCCCGCCACCTCGCGCTGGATAGCGCGCGGGGTGAGTCGCCACATTGCGACGCTGACGGTCTTGCTCACCGGCATCGGGCTTGTGGACGCGCTCGGCGCGCGCATCGACCGTCGCGCGTATGCCCTGATGGCGCTCTGGATGGCCGTGACGCTGGTCGTCGGGGGGTGGGCGGCCAAGCCACTCAGCGTCTCGACTCGATTGCGCCGGTATGCGTTCTCGCTCGTGCTCGACGTGTTGTTTCTTGGATGGTTGTACCTCGTACTGAACGCCGCGCAGTTCTTGGGTGCCCCGTTCTTTGTGTACAGTGCATTAGTCGCGATGGCCACATTGCCTCGCCGTGGCGCGATCGCGGTGGGAGTTCTGGTCGTGGCGGTATACTCGGCGGTCGTGCTCGCCGAGGTGTCTGGGCTGGCGACGGTGGCGTCGCCTCTGGGGCTACCGTCCCTGCGCGGGAACTATGGCTTTGCGATGACGTCGATCATTGCTGCGTCTGGGGTGATCGTCATGCTGATGGTCCTGCAAGGGCGATTGATGGATACCATTCGCTCGGCGGAACTTCGTTTTCAAATGTTGGTGCGCGCCGCGCCCGATATGGTGATGACCTTTGACGTCAACGGGAAATTTGTTGATGTGAACGAAGCCACCCTGCGGCAGTCCGGCTACACCTGGGAAGAGATCAAGCGCCTCCCGAATACGAGTTTCTTCCCGCTCGAGGATTGGCCGAAGGTGCTGGACGCGCGCGCTCGCAACTTGCGTGGCGAAGTGGCCGCGATGGTGGTGCGCTATGTGCGAAAGGATGGCGAAGTGCGGTGGGTGGACCTCACTAGTTCGCCATTTCAGCATTCGGGGCATATCGACGCGGCGCTCGTGATTGCGCGCGACATCACCGAACAAAAACGGCAAACGGACGTCATGCGGGCGAACGACGAGCGATTCCGGCTGATTCTCAGTTCCGTGAAGCTCAGTTTCTATACGATTGACCTCGCGGGACGAGTGTCGGCGCTGTACGGGGAGTGGGCGCGCCGTCATCCAGAGCACGTGGAGCGCATGGTCGGGCAGCGCGCACCGGAGATTTTCCCGGATGAGACGGCGGCGCTGCACGAGGCAGCCTTCGACCGCGTGCTTGCCGGTGAGGACGTGACCCTCGAATTCACCATGACGATGCCGGGGTCGACTGAGCCGCGATCATTCCGCACGACACTCGCGCCGCTACGTGATGCCGATGGCCGAGTGACGGGCGGAGCGGCGGTGTGGGCGGACGTCACCGAGGCGGTAGAGGCAGAACGCGATCGTGAACAACTTCTCGCGCGGCTCGCCGAGGCCGAGCGGCTCGACTCACTCGGTCAGCTGGTGTCTGGTGTGGCGCACGAACTGAATAATCCGCTCGCGGCGATTCTCAGCTTCACCGAGGATTTGCTGGATGATGTACGCCCCAACGACGATCGGATGGCGCTGCAGGTGATTCAGTCGCAGGCGCTCCGGTCGCGCACGATCGTGCGCGACCTGTTGACCTTCGTGCGGCAGGGCGATCACCGTCCACGCAAACTTGATTCACCGGGTCATGTGCTCGAAACGCTGTTGCGCGCCGTGCAGCCGGGGATGAACACACAGGGCGTACGGTTCACGGCCACCGTAACAGACGGTGACACGCCGCTCGATCTCGACCGCGCCGGATTTGAGCAGGTGGTCACCAACCTGCTGACGAATGCCGCGCACGCGGCTGGCGCTGGTGGAGCGGTGCGGTTGCACGCGTTACGAGAGGGCGATGCCTTTGTGGTGCGCGTGGAGGACACGGGCTCGGGGGTGGACGCCGAACATTTCGCGCGCATTTTCGATCCCTTCTTTACCACGAAGCCGACCGGTCAAGGCGTGGGGCTGGGATTATCGGTTTCGATGGGCATTGTGCGGGCGCACGAGGGCTCGCTCGAAGTTGAGAATCTTGCCGCCGAGGCGGGCGGGGGTGCTCGCTTCACGATGCGTATTCCCGTGTCGTCGGATCCGGCGCCGATGATTCCGGCACGGTCGAGTCGCGGGATGCCGGTGGTGCGCGAGTTGACGCTCGAGTCCACGCCTGGGGCGTTACCGGTGCGCAAACCCAGTTTGTTGGTGATCGATGATGAAGCACCGATTCGCGCTGGCCTCCGGCGGTATTTTGAGCGGCGCGATTGGATCGTGGATGAAGCCGTGGACGGTGCGGAAGCGCTCGGCAAGTTGTCGCGACGAGACGCGGTGGTGCGGTTTGACGTGGTGTTGTGTGATCTCAAGATGCCCGGTTTCTCTGGGCAGGAGTTGGTCGAACGGCTTCAATCAGAGTCGCCGGAGATGCTCCGGCGTATGATCATCTCAACGGGTGACGCGATGGCCCGCGACGTGATTGATTTTCTTGCTGACGTGCAGGTGCCGGTGCTCGAGAAGCCGTTTGAGTTGGTGACGTTGGAGGAGCTGGCCAATAAGATTCTTGGCGCCGTAACATCGCCGGTCGCGAGCCCTGGGGCTCCTAGCCAGTGA
- a CDS encoding TolC family protein has product MSPSSVWKAPADAGRAPAAVAAAATAAQTPAVPGVPLSQLTPNSAPLGLADVVSLSLANNPQTRASWATARAAAATYASASGRWLPTASIDVVGGPAKAISSNPARVPTDRTTTTAALSVQYLLWDFGARGGAQAAAHEALFAADFTHNATVQAVVLAAEGSYFNYQASRGLYDASQQTVRTAQTNLAAAERRHDVGLATIADVLQARTALAQSQLAAQTADGNQQAARAQLALAAGLRANVSFDVVADTGAAPVVALAENVDSLIDRAMRDRPDVSAARALARQSEAQVRTARSNTLPTVSLGGSTGQAYSNNPALEGKTFALTFGMSVPLFTGTSRDYDLAAAKENATAAIARASQAQLLAAAQVYTSYHALRTATLRVSTAGELLTSATRSEEVARGRYAEGVGSILDLLSAQNALADARAQSVQSRWTWYLALSQLARDVGVLSPRGDANLTLRPDTTGRNR; this is encoded by the coding sequence GTGTCACCCTCTAGCGTGTGGAAGGCGCCGGCCGACGCAGGGCGAGCACCGGCGGCAGTCGCTGCGGCCGCGACTGCGGCGCAAACACCAGCGGTACCGGGCGTGCCACTTTCGCAGTTGACACCCAACTCGGCGCCGCTCGGTTTGGCCGATGTCGTCTCGCTTTCCCTCGCCAACAACCCGCAGACCCGCGCCTCGTGGGCGACGGCGCGTGCCGCCGCTGCCACGTATGCGTCGGCGAGTGGTCGTTGGTTGCCCACGGCTTCGATTGATGTGGTCGGTGGGCCGGCCAAGGCGATTTCGTCGAACCCTGCTCGCGTTCCTACCGATCGTACCACGACGACGGCCGCTCTCTCGGTGCAGTACCTGCTCTGGGATTTCGGCGCCCGCGGTGGCGCGCAGGCCGCGGCACACGAGGCACTGTTTGCCGCCGACTTTACGCATAACGCGACGGTGCAGGCCGTGGTCCTCGCGGCCGAAGGGAGCTACTTCAACTATCAAGCGAGCCGCGGGTTGTACGACGCCTCGCAGCAGACGGTGCGCACGGCGCAGACGAATCTCGCGGCGGCGGAACGGCGCCACGATGTTGGTCTCGCGACGATTGCCGATGTGTTGCAGGCGCGTACTGCACTCGCGCAGTCACAACTCGCCGCGCAGACGGCCGATGGCAATCAACAGGCGGCGCGCGCGCAGCTCGCGCTCGCGGCGGGGTTGCGTGCCAATGTGTCCTTCGATGTGGTGGCTGACACCGGCGCGGCGCCGGTGGTGGCGCTCGCCGAGAATGTGGATTCGTTGATTGATCGCGCGATGCGCGATCGTCCGGATGTGTCGGCGGCGCGTGCGCTCGCGCGGCAGAGCGAAGCGCAGGTTCGCACGGCGCGCTCGAACACGTTGCCCACGGTTTCACTCGGTGGCAGCACTGGGCAGGCGTATTCGAACAATCCCGCGCTCGAGGGGAAAACCTTCGCGCTCACATTCGGCATGTCGGTGCCGCTGTTTACCGGCACATCGCGTGACTACGACCTCGCCGCGGCCAAGGAAAATGCCACGGCGGCAATTGCGAGAGCGTCGCAGGCGCAGCTGTTGGCGGCGGCGCAGGTGTACACGTCGTACCATGCGTTGCGCACCGCGACGTTGCGCGTGTCGACTGCTGGCGAACTGCTCACCAGCGCCACGCGCTCAGAAGAAGTGGCGCGTGGGCGGTATGCCGAAGGTGTTGGCAGTATTCTCGATTTGTTGAGCGCGCAAAATGCGCTTGCCGACGCGCGCGCACAGTCCGTGCAATCGCGTTGGACCTGGTACCTCGCGCTCAGCCAACTGGCGCGCGACGTGGGCGTGTTGAGCCCGCGTGGTGATGCGAATCTGACCCTGCGCCCCGATACCACGGGGAGAAACCGATGA
- a CDS encoding efflux RND transporter periplasmic adaptor subunit: MKQSVPRALAVVVLALVSSAAACSKPPAPTKPPVPVTVATAERGAAPYRVNANGIVEPLQAVSVQSQVGGVLKSVLFREGDEVKVGQVLFEIDPIPYRAALQQVQAVLERDRAQYENAKRDADRYAALAQRDFVTRSQADQALSNAAALKAVLSADEANVATAQFNLDNATVRAPVAGKTGSLLVRLGNLVRPGASTPLVVINQIHPILVRFSVPERELALVQQYSRSGALKAFALVGVGSATTAIEGALSFVDNGVDTTTGSVTLKAKFQNDENLLWPGQFVPAQLELFVQNSAVLVPSAAIQTGQDGLFVFVLDKDGKAQMQPVTAGRAVGDRTVIDTGLNGGEQVVVDGQSRLSVGAKVEVKTGAAKTEGKADAKSDAKSDAKPDAKPDAKPDAKPDAKPDAKPKGGAK; encoded by the coding sequence ATGAAGCAGTCCGTGCCGCGCGCGCTGGCGGTGGTCGTGTTGGCGCTCGTAAGCAGCGCGGCCGCGTGTAGCAAACCGCCCGCTCCTACGAAGCCGCCGGTGCCGGTGACGGTGGCCACGGCCGAACGAGGCGCCGCGCCATATCGCGTGAATGCGAACGGCATTGTTGAGCCGCTGCAGGCGGTGTCGGTGCAGTCGCAGGTGGGCGGCGTGCTCAAGAGCGTGCTGTTCCGCGAAGGGGACGAAGTCAAGGTGGGGCAGGTGTTGTTTGAGATTGACCCCATTCCGTATCGCGCGGCATTGCAGCAAGTGCAGGCGGTGCTCGAACGCGATCGCGCGCAGTACGAGAATGCCAAGCGTGACGCCGATCGCTACGCTGCGCTTGCGCAGCGCGACTTTGTGACGCGGTCGCAGGCCGACCAGGCGCTCTCGAATGCTGCGGCGCTCAAAGCGGTGCTCTCGGCGGACGAAGCGAATGTCGCCACGGCGCAGTTCAATCTCGACAACGCCACGGTGCGCGCGCCGGTCGCCGGCAAGACCGGCAGTCTGCTCGTGCGACTCGGGAATCTTGTGCGGCCCGGTGCCTCCACGCCGCTCGTAGTGATCAATCAGATTCACCCGATTCTCGTACGCTTCTCGGTGCCGGAGCGTGAGCTCGCGCTGGTGCAACAGTATTCGCGTAGCGGGGCACTCAAAGCCTTTGCGTTGGTCGGCGTTGGCAGTGCGACCACGGCGATTGAGGGCGCGCTGAGTTTTGTCGATAACGGGGTGGATACCACCACCGGCTCCGTGACGCTCAAAGCCAAGTTCCAGAATGACGAGAACCTGCTCTGGCCTGGGCAGTTCGTGCCGGCGCAGTTGGAGTTGTTTGTCCAGAACAGTGCGGTGCTTGTACCGAGCGCCGCCATTCAAACGGGGCAGGATGGCCTCTTTGTCTTTGTGCTCGACAAGGACGGCAAGGCGCAAATGCAGCCTGTGACCGCCGGACGCGCCGTGGGCGATCGTACGGTGATCGATACCGGACTGAATGGTGGCGAGCAGGTGGTGGTGGACGGTCAGTCGCGGCTCTCGGTGGGCGCGAAGGTCGAGGTAAAAACTGGCGCCGCCAAGACTGAGGGGAAGGCGGACGCCAAGTCCGACGCCAAGTCCGACGCCAAGCCCGACGCCAAGCCCGACGCCAAGCCCGACGCCAAGCCCGACGCCAAGCCCGACGCCAAGCCGAAGGGCGGCGCGAAGTGA
- a CDS encoding efflux RND transporter permease subunit, translating into MNFTALFIRRPVMTTLLSVAALVFGALAYTKLSVSDLPTVDFPTVTVSASLPGASPETMASAVATPLEKQFTTIAGLDNMTSTSALGSTSITLQFTLDRNIDAAAQDVQSAISKTLRELPPGIIPPSLSKQNPADQPILYMNFRSKTLPLSQLDELIQNQVSQRLSTVSGVAQVSILGTQKYAARVQVDPRKLAARGIGIDEVASAVSSQNVNLPTGVLWGPTKAYTLNANGQLVNAAQFQEVIVAYRNGAPVRLKDVGRVVDDVQNSRLAGWFKDTRAISVGVQKQPGTNTVEVADAIKAMLPKIRAQLPPAVEFEIFYDRSQGIRESVHDVKFTLGLTVVLVVLVIFMFLRNVSATVIPSLALPMSLVGTFSVMYALDYSLDNLSLMALTLAVGFVVDDAIVMLENIVRHMEMGKKPMQAALDGAAEIGFTILSMTVSLVAVFIPLLFMSGIVGRLFREFAVTIAVAILVSGVVSLTLTPMLASRFLTEERLHGKKNWLLDAFEALYQAAFRAYRRSLTWVMQHRPIALVASAAALVMTAVAFQMVSKGFFPSEDQGRLTASTETAQGTSYEETVRHQKEVVRLVLQDTENVDALISNVGTGQGGTSGTANQGRFTVRLKPRAQRRFSADELIPMLSKRTRGVPGMAVYWRNEPVIPIGGRTSKGLYQYTLTGADLSALYKAGQDVEQKLKTVRGVTDVTTDLQIANPQASVELDRDRAALYGVTPEQIEQALYNAYGSRQVSTIYTANNEYWVILELLPDFQKDLSALDLLYVRARNGRLVPLSSVTHVERKLGPMLLNHTLQQPSVTLSFNLAAGTALGDAEDAIVVAMRGVIPDGISAGFYGAAQVFQETQKGLLVLFVIAIFVIYIVLGVLYESFIHPLTILSGIPFAAFGALLTLLLTRTELTVYAWVGIIMLVGLVKKNAIMMVDFATDAERKGKGAFDAIFEACMVRFRPITMTTMAALVGTLPIALGNGAGAESRRPLGIAVVGGLAFSQLITLYVTPVVYTYFDDWVTRKARKAARDGVVVAHGAPGADTSAVIS; encoded by the coding sequence GTGAACTTCACCGCGCTGTTCATTCGCCGGCCGGTGATGACCACGCTCCTCAGCGTGGCGGCACTCGTGTTTGGCGCGCTGGCGTATACCAAGCTGTCGGTGAGCGATCTGCCGACGGTGGATTTTCCAACGGTCACGGTGAGTGCGTCGCTCCCAGGGGCGAGCCCCGAGACGATGGCCTCGGCCGTGGCGACGCCGCTCGAAAAGCAGTTCACGACGATCGCCGGGCTCGACAACATGACGAGCACCAGCGCCCTCGGCTCCACGTCAATCACGCTGCAGTTTACGCTCGACCGAAACATTGACGCCGCCGCGCAGGACGTGCAGTCGGCCATCAGTAAGACGCTGCGTGAGTTGCCGCCTGGCATCATTCCGCCGTCGCTGAGTAAGCAGAACCCGGCCGATCAGCCGATTCTGTACATGAACTTTCGTTCCAAGACGCTGCCGCTCTCGCAGCTCGACGAACTGATTCAAAATCAAGTCTCGCAGCGCCTCTCCACCGTGAGCGGCGTGGCGCAGGTCTCGATTCTCGGCACGCAAAAGTATGCGGCGCGCGTACAGGTGGATCCGCGCAAGCTCGCGGCGCGCGGTATCGGCATTGACGAGGTGGCGTCCGCTGTTTCGAGTCAGAATGTGAATCTCCCCACGGGCGTGCTCTGGGGGCCGACCAAGGCGTACACGCTCAACGCCAACGGTCAGCTAGTGAACGCGGCGCAGTTTCAGGAAGTGATTGTCGCCTATCGCAATGGCGCGCCGGTGCGGCTCAAGGATGTTGGCCGCGTCGTGGACGATGTGCAGAACAGCCGTCTCGCCGGCTGGTTCAAAGACACGCGCGCCATTTCGGTTGGTGTGCAGAAACAACCGGGCACGAACACCGTGGAAGTGGCCGACGCCATCAAGGCCATGCTCCCCAAGATTCGTGCGCAGTTGCCGCCGGCGGTGGAGTTTGAAATTTTCTACGACCGGTCGCAGGGCATTCGCGAGTCGGTGCACGACGTGAAGTTCACGCTAGGCCTCACGGTGGTGCTCGTGGTGCTCGTGATTTTCATGTTCCTGCGCAATGTGTCGGCGACGGTCATTCCCAGTTTGGCGCTGCCGATGTCGCTCGTGGGCACGTTCTCGGTGATGTACGCGCTCGATTACAGTCTCGACAACTTGAGTCTGATGGCGCTCACCCTCGCGGTGGGGTTTGTAGTGGACGACGCCATTGTGATGCTCGAGAATATTGTGCGCCACATGGAAATGGGAAAGAAGCCCATGCAAGCCGCGCTCGACGGCGCGGCGGAAATCGGGTTCACGATTTTGTCCATGACGGTGTCGCTCGTGGCGGTGTTTATTCCGCTGCTGTTCATGAGTGGTATTGTGGGGCGCTTGTTCCGCGAGTTTGCGGTGACCATTGCGGTGGCGATTCTCGTGTCGGGTGTGGTGTCACTCACGCTCACGCCCATGCTGGCGTCGCGCTTTCTCACAGAAGAGCGCCTGCACGGCAAGAAGAACTGGTTGCTGGATGCCTTTGAAGCGCTTTATCAAGCGGCATTCCGCGCGTACCGCCGGTCGCTCACTTGGGTGATGCAGCATCGGCCGATTGCGCTGGTGGCGTCGGCGGCAGCGCTCGTGATGACGGCGGTCGCGTTCCAAATGGTGTCGAAGGGATTTTTCCCCTCGGAAGATCAGGGCCGTCTCACGGCGAGCACCGAAACAGCGCAGGGCACGTCGTACGAAGAGACGGTGCGCCACCAGAAGGAGGTCGTGCGGCTCGTGCTGCAGGACACCGAGAATGTGGACGCGCTTATCTCGAACGTCGGCACAGGGCAGGGTGGCACGTCCGGCACCGCCAACCAGGGCCGTTTCACGGTCCGGTTGAAGCCGCGGGCCCAGCGCAGATTCTCGGCTGACGAGTTGATCCCGATGTTGTCGAAGCGCACGCGCGGCGTGCCGGGCATGGCCGTGTATTGGCGCAATGAGCCGGTGATTCCGATTGGCGGCCGTACCTCCAAGGGGTTGTATCAGTACACGTTGACGGGCGCGGACCTTTCGGCGCTCTACAAGGCGGGGCAGGACGTTGAGCAAAAGCTCAAAACGGTGCGCGGCGTGACCGACGTGACCACCGATTTGCAGATTGCCAACCCGCAGGCCAGTGTGGAACTCGACCGCGACCGCGCGGCGCTCTACGGCGTAACGCCGGAGCAGATTGAGCAGGCGCTGTACAATGCGTACGGATCGCGGCAGGTGTCGACGATCTACACGGCGAACAATGAATATTGGGTGATTCTCGAGTTGCTCCCCGATTTTCAGAAGGATCTGAGCGCGCTCGACTTACTGTACGTGCGCGCGCGCAACGGTCGGCTCGTGCCCCTCTCGAGCGTGACGCACGTCGAACGCAAGCTTGGCCCGATGCTTCTGAATCACACGCTGCAGCAGCCGAGCGTGACGCTGAGTTTCAATCTCGCGGCAGGCACGGCGCTGGGCGATGCGGAAGATGCGATTGTTGTGGCCATGCGCGGGGTGATTCCCGATGGCATATCGGCTGGCTTCTACGGCGCGGCGCAGGTGTTTCAGGAGACGCAGAAGGGACTGCTCGTGCTGTTCGTGATTGCGATCTTCGTGATTTACATTGTGCTCGGCGTGTTGTACGAGAGCTTTATTCACCCGCTGACGATTTTGAGCGGCATTCCCTTTGCGGCATTTGGTGCGTTGCTCACGTTGTTGCTGACCCGCACGGAGCTGACCGTGTATGCGTGGGTCGGCATCATTATGCTCGTGGGGCTCGTGAAGAAGAACGCCATTATGATGGTGGACTTTGCCACGGACGCCGAGCGGAAGGGGAAGGGTGCGTTTGACGCGATCTTTGAGGCGTGCATGGTGCGGTTCCGGCCGATCACGATGACGACGATGGCCGCGCTGGTGGGGACGTTACCCATTGCGCTGGGCAATGGCGCGGGGGCGGAGAGTCGTCGTCCGCTCGGCATTGCGGTGGTGGGCGGACTCGCGTTCTCGCAGCTGATTACGCTGTATGTGACGCCAGTGGTGTATACGTATTTTGATGATTGGGTCACGCGAAAGGCGCGGAAGGCCGCGCGTGATGGTGTCGTGGTCGCGCATGGCGCGCCAGGCGCGGATACGTCGGCAGTGATCTCGTAG
- a CDS encoding DinB family protein, with translation MIAYGAKELAASFRTVRKNTVQAAEEIPEEHYDFVAAPGGMSVRAMLSHMVWGPQLHLDFHRTRRITTLQGYDFGALMAQAQAFMKEPRSKAQIIELLKTDGEAFAQWMEGLSSEFLNETYTDPMGANPKSRFESLLGAKEHEMHHRAQVMMMSRMVGVVPHLTRVGQERAAARAAAAAAAAAKPTP, from the coding sequence ATGATTGCGTATGGTGCGAAGGAACTCGCGGCGTCTTTTCGGACGGTGCGGAAGAACACGGTGCAGGCCGCTGAGGAAATTCCTGAAGAGCATTACGACTTTGTAGCGGCGCCGGGCGGTATGTCGGTGCGCGCGATGCTTTCGCATATGGTGTGGGGGCCGCAGCTGCATCTCGACTTTCACCGCACGCGCCGCATCACGACGCTGCAGGGCTATGACTTTGGCGCGCTGATGGCGCAGGCGCAGGCCTTTATGAAGGAGCCGCGGAGCAAGGCGCAGATCATTGAGTTGCTCAAGACGGACGGCGAGGCCTTTGCGCAGTGGATGGAAGGTTTGAGCTCGGAGTTCCTGAACGAGACGTATACCGACCCGATGGGTGCGAACCCGAAGTCGCGGTTTGAGAGTCTGCTGGGCGCCAAGGAGCATGAGATGCACCATCGCGCGCAGGTGATGATGATGTCGCGGATGGTGGGTGTGGTGCCGCATCTGACGCGCGTGGGGCAGGAGCGGGCGGCGGCTCGGGCGGCGGCGGCCGCCGCCGCGGCGGCAAAGCCGACCCCCTAG
- a CDS encoding HipA domain-containing protein: MTKLVVWRDDRRVGVLDTALNGDVRFMYDADVVADGDRRYAVGVRCPVRKRPYVGPDAEAVFENLLPEGNLRRTLGQATKHDVSDTVGLLGVVAGDCAGALHLWPEGMERPEKASYEPCVAETLHTAFTGAAGQLRQAVDRASLSGAQPKLALWRMPPVGGVAPEYKLPKNGAPTTVVVKRADNNFPGVLEAELVGMRLMQAAGVPTASSSRCAIAGDCHESARFDREVRDDGQVHRLHAEDGCQVTGRASRAKYAGMGAPTYQDLVAVLERWSANPLEDRENLYRWAVANAAMGNYDGHAKNLSVVYAAPDQVRLSPAYDVVVTANYEHLDKTFALSFGGTTLPQALTKASLAAAAREFRLPRDRAVELASGVVRNVREALAEVLSSVREDGGDQKMLERCDDSVQRTSADLAKRLGL; this comes from the coding sequence ATGACGAAGCTAGTGGTCTGGCGCGACGACCGTCGCGTGGGTGTGCTCGATACCGCCCTGAACGGTGACGTACGGTTTATGTATGATGCCGACGTCGTCGCCGATGGAGATCGCCGGTATGCGGTGGGCGTGAGATGTCCAGTGCGCAAGCGCCCGTACGTCGGCCCGGATGCTGAAGCGGTATTCGAGAACCTGCTGCCTGAGGGGAACCTCAGACGAACGCTCGGGCAAGCCACCAAACACGACGTGAGCGACACGGTTGGGCTTCTCGGAGTCGTCGCCGGGGACTGCGCCGGCGCGCTACACCTGTGGCCTGAAGGGATGGAGCGTCCTGAGAAGGCCTCATACGAACCGTGTGTCGCAGAGACGTTGCACACCGCGTTCACCGGCGCGGCCGGTCAACTTCGACAAGCAGTCGATCGTGCGTCACTCTCAGGCGCGCAACCGAAACTCGCACTGTGGAGAATGCCCCCGGTGGGAGGAGTCGCCCCTGAGTACAAGCTGCCGAAGAACGGTGCGCCCACGACGGTTGTGGTCAAACGCGCCGACAACAACTTCCCTGGCGTGCTGGAGGCGGAACTTGTAGGAATGCGACTCATGCAGGCTGCCGGCGTCCCGACAGCGAGCAGTTCGCGCTGCGCGATAGCAGGTGACTGCCATGAGTCTGCTCGCTTCGACCGAGAGGTTCGCGACGACGGGCAAGTCCATCGTTTGCACGCAGAGGATGGCTGTCAAGTCACCGGGCGCGCGTCACGAGCGAAGTACGCGGGGATGGGAGCGCCAACGTATCAAGATCTCGTTGCGGTCTTGGAACGCTGGAGCGCCAATCCGCTAGAGGATCGCGAGAACCTCTACCGATGGGCAGTCGCGAACGCCGCGATGGGAAACTACGACGGTCACGCAAAGAACCTGAGCGTCGTCTACGCAGCGCCCGATCAGGTGCGGCTCTCTCCCGCGTATGATGTGGTCGTGACGGCCAACTACGAACACCTCGACAAGACGTTCGCACTCTCGTTCGGCGGCACTACTCTGCCGCAAGCTCTCACGAAAGCAAGCTTGGCAGCGGCAGCGAGGGAGTTTCGCCTGCCCCGTGATCGGGCAGTCGAGCTCGCGTCCGGCGTCGTAAGAAACGTCCGAGAGGCACTTGCAGAGGTACTCTCCTCCGTTCGCGAGGACGGCGGAGATCAGAAGATGCTTGAGAGATGCGACGACTCCGTTCAGCGGACGTCTGCCGATCTCGCCAAGCGCCTTGGACTGTAG